The DNA segment AAGAATCGATTTCTCTCAAAGAGATTGGAATCAAGGATTCCAAAGGATATCCTTCTCACGGGCTTGCGTATTCTTGGAAAAGAAAAATCATAGAACAAAAAGAGAATTCGATTCTTTTCGAACTCTGCGTAGACGATTCTCTTAAAGAAACCTGTCTTGGCAAGGTTCGAGTTCGTGAAGAGTATTCGATCCGAAAAATTTCGGAGGAAGAGATTCTCACTTTGAGAACTTCGTTTTTAAATCAGAACCAATTTTCGTTTCAATTTTGTTATGGATATCATCCGTATTTTCGAATGAAATCGCAAAGACAAAATCCGTTTCTTCGGTCTAATATAAAGAAACAAATTCCCTTACGAGAGGATTTGATCCCTATTTATCCGATTTACAGTAGAGAGACGGATCGGTTTGAGTTGGATTCTATCCCGAAGTTGGATTCCTTATTTCATGATAAAGAACCGTGGATACTGTTGTCTATGCCGGATGATTCGTATCAGGTTCGAATTCAATCGATCCTTTCCGAAAGAGAGAAGATTTCGCTTTCTTACATTCAGGTCTATACCGATTTTTCTCACGACCGGATTGCGATCGAACCGATGAGCGCGCCGGGGGACGCGGTTTTGCACGGATTTTCTTTGACAAATCTGCTCCCCGAAGAGGAAAAGAGCGGTTGTTTTCAAATTCTTCTGTCTCCGATGTAAACGTTTTTTACGGCCTGTCCTAAAACGGACTCTCTTTTTTAGAAAAGTAGAAAACAAGGACGGTTTTGACCTGCGTAAAACGCGGAAAAAACCTTATGTTCGCATTCTACTTGACAGAAAGGGGTCGATTTTCAGTCTAAACAAACAGGAAACCAGACACAAATGAGCAAACCCTTAATCGTTCAGAGTGATAAAACTATGCTTTTGGAGGTAGATAACCCCGAGTTTGAAGCCTGCCAGACCATTGTTTCCAAATTTGCAGAACTAGAAAAAAGCCCGGAATACCTTCACACATATAGAATTTCACCACTTTCCTTATGGAACGCGGCCTCTATCAAAATGAGCGCCGACGAAATCGTAGAATGTTTGGAAAAATTCTCCAGATACTCAGTACCGAAAAATATCGTAAACGAGATTCGCGAGCAGATCAGTCGTTACGGAAAAGTAAAACTCGTTAAGGAAGAATCCGGCGAACTCGCGATCATCTCCAACGAAAAAGGGTTTCTCCAAGAAATCGGAAATCATAGAGCGGTTCAACCTTTTATCGAATCGACCTTTCCCGATAAGATTTATATCAAAAAAGAATACCGTGGGCATATCAAACAAGCTTTGATCAAAATCGGTTTTCCGGTCGAAGATCTTGCCGGTTACGACGAAGGTAACAAATACGGATTCAATCTCAGAGCGGACAGCATCAGCGGTAAAAAGTTCGGAATGCGCGATTACCAAAGAGCCTGTGTGGAAGTATTTCACGCCGGCGGCGGAAACGAAGGCGGCTCCGGAGTCGTTGTTCTTCCCTGCGGCGCCGGAAAAACCATCGTAGGAATCGGTGTGATGCAAATTGTGGGAGCTGAAACTCTCATTCTGGTAACAAACACTCTTTCTATTCGTCAGTGGAGAAATGAAATTCTGGATAAAACCGACATTCCTCCCGAGGATATCGGAGAATATTCCGGTGAAGTAAAAGAAATTCGCCCGATCACGATCGCAACTTACAACATTCTGACTCATAGAAAGAAGAAGGGAGGGGATTTTACCCACTTTCATCTATTCAGTGCAAACAACTGGGGATTGATCGTGTATGACGAGGTCCACTTGTTGCCCGCTCCCGTTTTTCGTATGACCTCCGAACTTCAGGCAAAAAGAAGACTCGGACTCACTGCGACTCTTGTGAGAGAGGACGGTCTTGAAGAAGACGTGTTCTCTTTGATCGGACCAAAAAAATACGATGTTCCTTGGAAAGAGTTGGAAAGCAAATCTTGGATCGCGGAAGCGAAGTGTAAGGAGATCCGTGTCAGCATGGACGACGATCTTCGATTGAAATATTCGATTGCGGATGATCGTGAAAAGTTCAGGCTCGCTTCCGAAAACCCCGAAAAGATGAAAGCGATCGAACTCATCATGAAAAAACATTCCGAATCTCATTTGCTCGTGATCGGTCAGTATATCAATCAGCTGGAAGAAATATCAAAGAAATTTAATATTCCTTTGATTACCGGTAAAACACCGCTTCCAGAAAGACAGACCTTATACGATGCGTTTCGGTCGGGACAGATCAAATCTCTTGTAGTGAGTAAGGTGGCCAATTTTTCCATCGACTTACCGGATGCGAATATCGCGATTCAAGTTTCCGGAACCTTTGGTTCCAGACAAGAAGAAGCGCAAAGATTGGGTCGAATCTTAAGGCCGAAAGGGCATGATAACACCGCGGTATTTTATTCTCTGATTTCCAGAGATACCAACGAAGAGCGTTTTGGTCAGAACCGCCAGTTATTCCTAACGGAGCAGGGTTACGAATACGAAATTTATACTCTGGATCAGTTTCGGGAAGCTCAAGAAGAATTGGCTCAGCTCCAACTGAACAACGCCTAATCCTTTTGATAAACCGACAAAAAGAGTTGATAAAAGTTAAAAACAAACAAAGAGGAACAGCATGGATCTCAGCGCAAAAAGGCTGAACGTCATCGAACCTTCTCCTACACTCGTGATCACTGCGAAAGCGAACGAGTTGAAAAAAAAGGGAGAGGACATTGTTAGTTTCGGAGCCGGAGAGCCGGATTTTGAAACTCCTACCCATATCCGAGACGCCGCAAAAAAGGCGATCGATAAGGGAATGACGCGTTATACGGCTGTTTCCGGAACCCCAGAACTCAAGGAAGCCATCGTCCGAAAATTCAAACGGGACAACGGTCTGGACTACGAAAAAAATCAGATCATCATCGGTACCGGTGGAAAACAAGTCATCTATAACTATTTTCTCGCGACTTTGAACGCGGGAGACGAGGTGATCATTCCCGCTCCGTATTGGGTGAGTTATGCGGACATCGTTCGTCTTTCGGAGGGGGTTCCCGTAATCGTAAACACAGCGGCGGACAACAATTTTCAAATCACTCCGGAGCAGCTCAAAAAGGCGATCACTCCGAAGACAAAATGTCTGATTCTAAATTCTCCTTCCAATCCTACGGGAGCGGCTTATCCTAAAAAGGATCTAGAAGCGTTAGGAGAAATCGTTCTTTCCTCCGGAATCCAAGTGATGAGCGACGATATCTACGAAAAAATTATCTATGACGGCTTTACCTTTAGTAATCTTGCGATGTTGTCCCCCGAGCTTAAAAAACAAACCTTTGTGATCAACGGCGTTTCCAAGACCTATTCCATGACCGGTTGGAGGATCGGTTATGGCGCGGGAGATATCGGTATCGTAAAAAACATGGATACGATTCAGAGTCAGTCCACTTCCAATCCCTCTTCGATCTCTCAGGCCGCGGCTGAGGCTGCGGTGGGAGGTGATCAGGCTTGCGTGGAAGAGATGAGAAAAGCATTTGAAGAAAGAAGAAACACGATTGTCGCGCTTTTAAACGCGATTCCCGGTGTAAAATGCAACAATCCTCAAGGTGCATTTTACGTATTTCCGTATTTGACAGACGTTTATAAAACTCCCGGATTTGAAAGACTCTTAAAAGAATCCTCCGAAAAATCCTTGAGCAAACTTTTCTGCAACATTCTATTAGAAAAATATAAAGTGGCTGCTGTTCCCGGAATTGCTTTTGGGGAAGATCAAGCGCTTCGTCTTTCCTATGCGATGGGAGAAACAGATATCAAGCGCGGAGTAGAACGAATTGCGGAAATGATACGGGATTTAAATCAGTAAACTATGAAACGGATCATCTCGATCCTGATCTTTCTTGCGGTTGTCCCATCAATATGGGGAGGAGAATGGTTGGTCACAAAACCAAATTCTCCTCTTTATTTGTTTCCGGATAAAAAATCTGAAATCTTACGAAGACTCGGATTTGGGGAAATCGTTAAAAGTAAAAACGAAAAAGAAAAACAAAGCGATAAGAATTTTAGATTCGTTTCGGACAACGCGGGTTTAAGCGGTTGGACCGAAACTCAGGTTCTTTTTGACATGCAGGAAAAAGGCGGTTACAAAACCGTTCTCAGATCGATCGATCGGATGTTGTATTCTACCAATACGGGTTTGAACGAACTCGAGTCGGTCTACCAATATCTGAGTTCGCTCGAAGACAACGGTCTTTACCACGGAGACGAATATCTTTATCTTAAAATCAGACGGGCGATCGTCTTGAGTAGAATTTTAGAAATTTTACAAGAAGGCGAAAATAAACGGAAAGAATCCAAATTGCTCGATTATCTTTCCAAAAATCCGGGCGAGATTCTACCCCCCGAAAGAGGCAAACCGGCTATGATCAATCCGGAAATTTTCTGGAAAATCGGAGAAGAATTTAAGGATAAAGCACCCGGAGATTTTGCTGCCTTTCTTGGAGTGAAGTTTACGACAGAAGCTCATTGTAAAAAGGACGTATTCTGTTTTTTGAACGAAGAAAGAAAACGAAGATTTCGATATCTTCAATTACAACCAAACGGTAATTATGCGAATGTGTTTGCCGGTCAGATTTTGAAAAAATTCGAAATTCTCACAAAGGATACGGAAACTGTGAATTGCGGAAATAAGGAAATGAGAAAAGATTTGTACGAAACCTTTCGAAAAGATCTTCAGTCTCTTCCGTATCGATACGGTAAAAAATATCACCAATATCTGAAAGTGATTCAAAAAGAATGTCTGTAGTCGATCTGAGTTTTCGCAAACTCGAGTTCCAGAACAAGACATTTCCGTCTCCGATTAGCGGACCGATTCTAATTTTACACGGGCTTTTTGGTTCTTCCAAAAACTGGCCGAGTGTGGGCGATTTTTTAAGCAGATACTCGGATGTTTATCTACTCGATTTTCGCAATCACGGAGATTCTCCGCATTCTTCCGAGCATTCCTTAGCCTCTATGGTGGGGGATTTGGAGATTTGGATCACTAAACAAGGAATTGTCGATCCGGTAATTTTAGGACATTCGATGGGTGGTTTGGTTTCCATGGGATTTGCTCTTAAAAATCCAACCGTTCCCAAACTTCTGCTCGTTCAAGACATCGCTCCCAGAGATTATGCGTTTCGTTATGAAAATGAGATCGCTTGTTTGCAAACGAATGTTTCTCGATTTACGTCCAGACAGGAGATCGACTCTGCGCTTTCCAAAATTCTTCCCGATCCGTTTATCCGAAGTTTTTTAGAAATGAATTTGGAGAGAATGGAGTCGGGCGGTTATCGATGGAAGCTCAACGTGGAAGGTATCGCCGGTTCTCCTCGTTTGTTTCAGGATTTTTTTAAGGAATATTCCGAAAGACCTTATGATAAACCCTGCGTGTTTATCACCGGGGGGAGTTCGGATTATTTTCTCAAAGAGGATTACGGGATCACAAAAAATTACTTTCCGAACTCGCGATTTTTCAAAATTCCCGGAGGGGATCATTACATTCATTTTACAAAGGCATCCGAGTTTAAAAGAATTCTGGAAACTATCTTTGAGAAAAACGCCGATTCTGAATTTGAAGTAAAATAGATCCTATCAAAAAACAAGTCCCGATTCCGAACGGAACCAGAAGAGTAAAACCAAATCCTGTCCATTTTCCGAACAGCAAGGTTAGAATCGGTGTCAATGCGATTGAAATCGAAGCGGAACTATCTTCCAATTTTTGCATATACGAAAAGGCTTTCAATCTTCCGCCTAAAAACACCGCTATGATCGGTCCTACTGTATAAGAGGCTATGGAAAGACCCAATTCCACCAAACCTGTTTTGCCCGTCGTTAGAAAGAGCGGAAGTAGGGAACTGAGTAGCAGAATCATTCCCCAGAAAAGACTCAAAGTTCCCGAACCGTATCTTTCGATTCCGAGATCCACCTTGGTGGTGAGAGAAAGCGAATTGATAGAACTCGAAAGCGTGGACATCGCTGAAGCAAGGATTGCGGCCAAAAGAAATCCGGTGATCGGAGAAGGTACTTCTTCCAGGATAAACTTGGAAAAAACTTTATCTTTGGGAAAATTGGAACCTTCATAATAAAAATACAATAGAATCCCGATGCTCAGAAACAATACGAACTGGAAAAATACAAAAACTCCGGAAGAAATCATCGCCTTTTTTGCATCCGATTCGGATCGGCAAGCCAGCACTCTTTGGACAAACATCTGATCCACACCGTGAGTTCCGAGGGTCAATAAAATTCCTCCGATAATCGCGGTCGGAAAAAAATACGGAGAAGAAAAATCGGTCCATTCAAAAATTCTAAATTTCCCCGCAGCATTCGCCGTTT comes from the Leptospira sp. WS92.C1 genome and includes:
- a CDS encoding aldose 1-epimerase, with translation MPEIFSGDSRIQFNKWGNQILSWIWKHPVNGETLEILAGYDHDEPFFLSGSFLMYPWVNRHTAEFISLGEESISLKEIGIKDSKGYPSHGLAYSWKRKIIEQKENSILFELCVDDSLKETCLGKVRVREEYSIRKISEEEILTLRTSFLNQNQFSFQFCYGYHPYFRMKSQRQNPFLRSNIKKQIPLREDLIPIYPIYSRETDRFELDSIPKLDSLFHDKEPWILLSMPDDSYQVRIQSILSEREKISLSYIQVYTDFSHDRIAIEPMSAPGDAVLHGFSLTNLLPEEEKSGCFQILLSPM
- a CDS encoding DNA repair helicase XPB is translated as MSKPLIVQSDKTMLLEVDNPEFEACQTIVSKFAELEKSPEYLHTYRISPLSLWNAASIKMSADEIVECLEKFSRYSVPKNIVNEIREQISRYGKVKLVKEESGELAIISNEKGFLQEIGNHRAVQPFIESTFPDKIYIKKEYRGHIKQALIKIGFPVEDLAGYDEGNKYGFNLRADSISGKKFGMRDYQRACVEVFHAGGGNEGGSGVVVLPCGAGKTIVGIGVMQIVGAETLILVTNTLSIRQWRNEILDKTDIPPEDIGEYSGEVKEIRPITIATYNILTHRKKKGGDFTHFHLFSANNWGLIVYDEVHLLPAPVFRMTSELQAKRRLGLTATLVREDGLEEDVFSLIGPKKYDVPWKELESKSWIAEAKCKEIRVSMDDDLRLKYSIADDREKFRLASENPEKMKAIELIMKKHSESHLLVIGQYINQLEEISKKFNIPLITGKTPLPERQTLYDAFRSGQIKSLVVSKVANFSIDLPDANIAIQVSGTFGSRQEEAQRLGRILRPKGHDNTAVFYSLISRDTNEERFGQNRQLFLTEQGYEYEIYTLDQFREAQEELAQLQLNNA
- a CDS encoding pyridoxal phosphate-dependent aminotransferase; the encoded protein is MDLSAKRLNVIEPSPTLVITAKANELKKKGEDIVSFGAGEPDFETPTHIRDAAKKAIDKGMTRYTAVSGTPELKEAIVRKFKRDNGLDYEKNQIIIGTGGKQVIYNYFLATLNAGDEVIIPAPYWVSYADIVRLSEGVPVIVNTAADNNFQITPEQLKKAITPKTKCLILNSPSNPTGAAYPKKDLEALGEIVLSSGIQVMSDDIYEKIIYDGFTFSNLAMLSPELKKQTFVINGVSKTYSMTGWRIGYGAGDIGIVKNMDTIQSQSTSNPSSISQAAAEAAVGGDQACVEEMRKAFEERRNTIVALLNAIPGVKCNNPQGAFYVFPYLTDVYKTPGFERLLKESSEKSLSKLFCNILLEKYKVAAVPGIAFGEDQALRLSYAMGETDIKRGVERIAEMIRDLNQ
- a CDS encoding alpha/beta fold hydrolase, whose protein sequence is MSVVDLSFRKLEFQNKTFPSPISGPILILHGLFGSSKNWPSVGDFLSRYSDVYLLDFRNHGDSPHSSEHSLASMVGDLEIWITKQGIVDPVILGHSMGGLVSMGFALKNPTVPKLLLVQDIAPRDYAFRYENEIACLQTNVSRFTSRQEIDSALSKILPDPFIRSFLEMNLERMESGGYRWKLNVEGIAGSPRLFQDFFKEYSERPYDKPCVFITGGSSDYFLKEDYGITKNYFPNSRFFKIPGGDHYIHFTKASEFKRILETIFEKNADSEFEVK
- a CDS encoding sodium:solute symporter, yielding MHFSIADLLVLVLYIILVLFSGWFTSRKKDKDSSSYFLAGNELSWIPLSFSIVATETSTLTFLNIPGLSYSGNLTFLGLGLGFVLGRIIVAQLFIPMYYQSGFISVYEWVGIRYGKISQKTVTYLFKLTRILGDGVRMYASAIPVAILLEVFLKQYSSLNLSVFPIEILSLLLISGITILYTVQGGFRSVVWVDSLQFLIYVAGGIFALFFLGYLLSQKGFEISNLFQTANAAGKFRIFEWTDFSSPYFFPTAIIGGILLTLGTHGVDQMFVQRVLACRSESDAKKAMISSGVFVFFQFVLFLSIGILLYFYYEGSNFPKDKVFSKFILEEVPSPITGFLLAAILASAMSTLSSSINSLSLTTKVDLGIERYGSGTLSLFWGMILLLSSLLPLFLTTGKTGLVELGLSIASYTVGPIIAVFLGGRLKAFSYMQKLEDSSASISIALTPILTLLFGKWTGFGFTLLVPFGIGTCFLIGSILLQIQNRRFSQR